A genomic stretch from Anaerolinea thermophila UNI-1 includes:
- a CDS encoding alpha/beta fold hydrolase, with product MSAILLDGQMVHYEVLGRGRPVIFLHGWIGSWRYWIPTMQAASIAYRAYALDFWGFGDSAKVPERYGLDGQVNLLRGFMDQMGIGRVALIGHGLGATVAVMFALRYPEVVDRVLAVAYPLDETRLHPRLRSQSPEELVDWLLERNSTTEPVRVEAAKTDPRAIQDSLEGLTTLEAREASQKLTCACLLVYGEKDPVVPAPSDEVFLGLPFQTHGIVFDQSGHFPILDESSKFNRLVMDFLSLGVGESPRMLQLKEEWKRRVR from the coding sequence ATGAGTGCAATCCTGCTGGATGGGCAGATGGTGCATTACGAGGTATTGGGACGGGGACGTCCGGTCATCTTCCTGCATGGCTGGATTGGTTCCTGGCGCTACTGGATTCCCACCATGCAGGCGGCATCTATTGCCTACCGCGCCTATGCCCTGGATTTCTGGGGCTTTGGTGACAGCGCCAAAGTGCCTGAACGCTATGGTCTGGATGGGCAGGTCAATCTGCTCCGGGGGTTCATGGATCAAATGGGGATAGGGCGGGTGGCGCTCATCGGACATGGGCTGGGGGCAACCGTCGCGGTGATGTTTGCCCTGCGCTATCCTGAAGTGGTGGATCGAGTCCTTGCGGTGGCTTATCCACTGGATGAGACACGTTTACACCCGCGCCTGCGTTCGCAATCTCCGGAGGAACTGGTGGATTGGCTGCTGGAGCGTAACTCAACCACCGAACCGGTGCGGGTGGAAGCCGCCAAAACCGATCCGCGCGCCATCCAGGATTCCCTGGAGGGATTGACAACTCTGGAAGCCCGCGAAGCCAGTCAAAAGCTCACCTGCGCCTGCCTGCTGGTCTATGGGGAAAAAGACCCTGTTGTCCCTGCCCCTTCCGATGAAGTTTTTCTGGGGTTGCCGTTCCAAACCCATGGAATTGTCTTCGACCAGTCGGGACATTTCCCCATTCTGGATGAAAGCAGCAAATTCAACCGCCTGGTAATGGATTTCCTTTCCCTTGGGGTGGGGGAAAGCCCACGAATGTTACAGTTAAAGGAAGAATGGAAGCGCCGCGTGCGCTAG
- a CDS encoding ABC transporter ATP-binding protein, producing the protein MKGEVVLQGVNLTKVFGWGKTKTVAVDHVNFEIREGEVCSIVGESGSGKTTLAKMLLGLLNPTEGEIYFQGKKRDISTQRKKREYWKSIQAIFQDPYSAYNIFNKIDTLLLDCIRMRGDFWLPREKKIELMSEACSFVNLEYKELTNKYPFELSGGQMQRLMIARIFLLKPKILIADEPTSMIDACSRATILDMLMKLRDEVGMTIVFITHDIGLAYYVSDNVFIMERGKIVESGSAEQVILTPHHPYTKRLISDVPKIHEAWDLSTVTYSGL; encoded by the coding sequence ATGAAGGGTGAAGTTGTCTTGCAAGGGGTAAACCTGACCAAAGTATTCGGTTGGGGGAAAACAAAGACCGTTGCAGTAGACCATGTGAACTTTGAAATCCGCGAAGGGGAAGTTTGCTCTATCGTGGGCGAATCGGGAAGCGGCAAAACCACGCTGGCAAAAATGCTTCTGGGGTTGCTCAACCCCACCGAAGGGGAAATTTATTTCCAGGGGAAAAAGCGAGACATCAGCACCCAGCGGAAGAAACGCGAGTACTGGAAGAGTATTCAGGCAATCTTCCAGGATCCTTACTCAGCCTATAACATCTTTAACAAGATTGACACCCTTCTGCTGGACTGTATTCGCATGCGGGGAGATTTCTGGCTGCCGCGCGAAAAGAAAATTGAACTGATGAGTGAGGCGTGCAGTTTCGTCAACCTCGAATACAAAGAACTCACCAACAAGTACCCCTTCGAACTCTCCGGCGGGCAAATGCAACGTTTGATGATTGCCCGCATCTTCCTGCTCAAGCCCAAGATCCTGATTGCCGACGAACCCACCTCGATGATTGACGCCTGCTCGCGCGCCACAATCCTGGACATGCTGATGAAACTGCGCGACGAAGTGGGCATGACCATCGTCTTCATCACCCACGACATCGGTCTGGCATACTACGTTTCGGATAACGTCTTCATCATGGAGCGCGGCAAGATTGTCGAATCCGGCTCTGCCGAGCAGGTCATTCTTACACCGCACCATCCCTACACCAAACGCCTGATCAGCGACGTACCCAAGATTCATGAAGCCTGGGATCTTTCTACCGTGACGTACTCAGGGCTTTAA
- a CDS encoding ABC transporter ATP-binding protein encodes MGKVILDVRELSTKYVTRFGESVYAVDRVSLKVEEGKSLGIAGESGCGKSTLALSLMGYYFAPLHYISGDIIIDGVNISKMHPDEVRRKILGKEIAYIPQAAMNALNPTLKIINFIEDVIHAHDPKVPKKQIYEMARQRFEELGLPAEVLQKYPVELSGGMKQRTVIATSVILSPKVLIADEPSSALDVTSQKMVIKMLRDMMERGLVKAMIFITHELPLLYNVTDDIMVMYAGQIVEQGTAQQVVFDPLHPYSKGLMGSIIVPESGVRDVKLTAIPGAPPNLKRPPQGCRFADRCKYVQAECRVQSIYMREAANNRAYRCIYPEEQLRKVYENEG; translated from the coding sequence ATGGGAAAAGTCATTCTGGACGTTCGAGAACTCTCAACAAAGTATGTCACCCGCTTTGGGGAAAGTGTGTATGCCGTTGACCGTGTTTCCTTAAAGGTGGAAGAAGGGAAATCCCTGGGAATTGCGGGCGAGTCGGGGTGTGGAAAATCCACTCTTGCCTTGAGTTTGATGGGCTACTACTTTGCTCCTCTGCACTACATCAGCGGAGATATTATCATTGACGGGGTCAACATCTCCAAAATGCATCCCGATGAGGTGCGGCGGAAAATCCTGGGCAAAGAAATTGCCTACATCCCTCAGGCAGCCATGAATGCGCTCAACCCTACGCTGAAAATCATTAACTTCATTGAAGACGTCATTCACGCGCACGACCCGAAAGTCCCCAAGAAACAAATCTACGAGATGGCGCGTCAGCGCTTTGAGGAACTGGGGTTGCCCGCCGAGGTGCTTCAAAAGTATCCGGTGGAACTGTCCGGCGGGATGAAACAGCGTACAGTCATCGCCACTTCGGTCATTCTTTCGCCAAAAGTCCTGATTGCTGACGAGCCTTCTTCAGCACTGGACGTGACCTCGCAGAAAATGGTCATCAAGATGCTCAGGGACATGATGGAGAGAGGGCTGGTCAAAGCCATGATCTTCATCACCCATGAGTTGCCCCTGCTTTACAACGTCACCGATGATATCATGGTCATGTACGCCGGGCAAATTGTGGAGCAAGGCACGGCTCAGCAGGTAGTGTTTGACCCGCTCCACCCCTATTCCAAAGGCTTGATGGGCTCCATCATTGTGCCGGAAAGCGGCGTGAGGGATGTCAAGTTGACTGCCATTCCGGGCGCCCCGCCAAACCTGAAGCGCCCGCCGCAGGGTTGTCGTTTTGCCGACCGATGCAAATACGTTCAGGCAGAGTGCCGGGTTCAATCCATTTACATGCGCGAGGCTGCCAACAATCGGGCTTACCGCTGTATTTATCCTGAGGAACAACTGAGAAAGGTGTACGAAAATGAAGGGTGA
- a CDS encoding ABC transporter permease: MMHTIRQVFRSGKFVTGFVIFVSLLLIVLIYPLLVPDDPLAIIGLGTFFPPGIYVNVYDSVNTAPYTLNLPEAATNRIANKLGAKERQDMKEWLLAAGIPEEEIDIEDTAKLLDLWEKNYDPNKNIEGMTLAKMRYYQRLNNSLKGLLATEGLIVALPNAQTGTLEQVKVIEQSDYVNVREVPNVRVLPLGTDNFGRDVLTELVKAAGVSLQIGFVAGLIATLIGLVLGLLAGYIGGTVDDIIMFFTNLLIVIPSFVLLILISFSIGQDKRGAFTIATVIGFTSWVWTARAVRAQVLSLRNRDHVNLSRLSGHSTLYIILNDILPYIMSYVVMALILQISSGILAEAGLSILGLGPRTTEVPTLGLMMNWAMIYQAHVLGKWWAYLPVLVTIALITFSMNLMNTGLDQVFNPALRE; this comes from the coding sequence ATGATGCACACCATTCGACAGGTCTTTCGTTCAGGAAAATTCGTGACGGGATTTGTCATCTTCGTCAGTTTACTGCTGATTGTATTAATTTACCCCCTGCTGGTTCCTGATGACCCTCTGGCAATCATCGGGCTGGGCACTTTCTTCCCGCCGGGAATTTATGTCAACGTCTATGACAGCGTGAATACCGCGCCATATACCCTGAACCTGCCCGAAGCCGCAACCAACCGTATTGCTAACAAATTGGGGGCAAAAGAACGTCAGGACATGAAGGAGTGGCTGTTAGCCGCGGGCATCCCTGAAGAGGAAATTGACATTGAAGACACCGCTAAACTGCTTGATTTATGGGAAAAAAATTACGATCCCAATAAGAACATTGAGGGCATGACCCTAGCAAAAATGCGCTATTACCAGCGGCTGAATAACTCGCTCAAAGGTTTGCTGGCAACTGAAGGGCTGATTGTGGCTCTGCCCAATGCCCAAACCGGCACGCTGGAGCAGGTTAAAGTCATTGAGCAATCCGATTATGTGAATGTCCGTGAAGTGCCGAACGTGCGCGTTTTACCGCTGGGCACAGATAACTTTGGACGCGACGTACTGACCGAACTGGTCAAAGCCGCAGGGGTCTCCCTGCAAATCGGCTTTGTGGCAGGGTTGATTGCCACCCTGATTGGTTTGGTGCTGGGACTGCTGGCAGGGTACATCGGTGGAACAGTAGATGACATCATCATGTTCTTCACCAACCTGCTGATTGTCATCCCCTCCTTCGTTCTGCTGATTCTCATTTCCTTCAGCATCGGGCAGGATAAGCGCGGCGCTTTCACCATTGCAACGGTGATTGGCTTCACCTCGTGGGTGTGGACGGCAAGAGCTGTGCGCGCCCAGGTGCTCTCTCTGCGCAACCGGGATCATGTCAATCTTTCGCGATTGTCCGGGCACTCTACGCTTTACATCATCCTGAACGACATTCTTCCCTACATTATGTCGTATGTGGTGATGGCGCTCATCCTGCAAATTTCCTCCGGCATTCTGGCAGAAGCCGGCTTGTCTATTCTAGGGTTGGGACCGCGCACCACCGAAGTCCCCACCCTGGGCTTAATGATGAACTGGGCAATGATTTATCAAGCCCATGTCCTGGGAAAGTGGTGGGCATACCTCCCTGTGCTGGTGACCATTGCACTGATCACTTTCTCGATGAACCTGATGAACACCGGGCTGGATCAGGTGTTCAATCCTGCATTGAGAGAATGA
- a CDS encoding ABC transporter permease, with protein sequence MSKNYLRYFLNKLAWLLVTAIFAFILNFTLPRLMPGDPVAAITARIAQGMSNTTGMKEVYERYAEQFGTNKPIHEQFLIYMKNILQGNFGTSFSQYPRPVADIIRASIVWTVALQFPAIIVGWIIGNALGAMAAYLKKGFDKVLMPISIFVSNFPAFGMAIILMVIFAVNLKWFPTSGGYGFNLIPNFSWEFIWSVIVHYQLPFWSIVLIIIGGQAIGMRSMSIYELNADYVKYARFLGIKDRVIVRYVFRNAMLPQITGLALSIGTMVSGALVAEIVFSYPGLGYTMLNGVMGQDYPLISAVTLIITIMTLVANFAIEILYGIIDPRIKAAQTEQGA encoded by the coding sequence GTGTCTAAAAACTATCTTCGGTATTTCCTGAATAAACTGGCATGGTTGCTGGTTACCGCTATCTTTGCCTTCATCCTGAATTTCACCCTTCCCCGCCTCATGCCCGGTGATCCAGTGGCTGCCATCACTGCCCGGATTGCTCAGGGAATGTCCAACACTACCGGCATGAAAGAGGTGTATGAGCGATATGCCGAGCAATTCGGCACCAACAAACCCATTCACGAACAGTTCCTTATTTACATGAAGAACATCCTCCAGGGGAATTTTGGCACGTCCTTCAGCCAGTATCCCCGCCCCGTTGCAGACATCATCCGCGCCTCGATTGTCTGGACGGTTGCCCTGCAGTTTCCTGCCATCATCGTGGGGTGGATTATCGGCAACGCCCTGGGCGCCATGGCAGCCTACCTGAAAAAGGGCTTCGATAAAGTCCTCATGCCCATCAGCATTTTCGTGAGCAATTTCCCTGCATTCGGTATGGCAATCATCCTGATGGTCATCTTCGCGGTGAACCTGAAATGGTTCCCCACATCGGGAGGATATGGGTTTAACCTGATTCCCAACTTCAGTTGGGAGTTCATCTGGTCGGTTATTGTTCACTACCAGTTACCCTTCTGGTCCATTGTGCTGATTATCATTGGTGGACAGGCTATCGGCATGCGCTCCATGTCCATCTACGAACTGAATGCAGATTATGTCAAATATGCGCGCTTCCTTGGCATTAAGGATCGCGTCATTGTGCGTTACGTCTTCCGCAACGCCATGCTCCCTCAGATTACCGGTTTGGCATTGTCCATCGGAACCATGGTCAGCGGTGCACTGGTGGCAGAAATCGTCTTCAGTTACCCGGGATTAGGGTACACCATGCTGAACGGTGTGATGGGGCAGGATTATCCCCTGATCTCTGCGGTGACGCTCATCATCACCATCATGACGCTGGTCGCCAACTTTGCCATCGAAATCCTCTACGGCATCATTGACCCGCGCATCAAAGCCGCCCAGACAGAGCAAGGAGCGTGA
- a CDS encoding ABC transporter substrate-binding protein, with protein MKRLTWFLSALLMLSMLLASCAPAATPTAAPPEPTAAPTEAPAEAPTVAPTEEPTKELSAAEIAAALPRKETLYFNGQQWGPVVCWNPYSSSCNNAMAIAQGDNARVTMFETPYLYNMLDGKQYPLLADGPWSWNDTMTELTFKIKPAARWSDGTPVTAEDVAYTWYAHVKYNTSTGASNKDYIETIEAKDPQTVVIKAKLDENGKAINPLIVAAYVSSNYVIQKAWTQKLEERVGGDAAKFLTDPAEDVVYSGPYHKFYTDETKVVLVRDDNYWGQDPSMWGKLPAPKYLAHVIFKDNAAGTTALKAGEVDVSQQFNSNVQDLWLKDGLPISTYLPEPPYNIGASLPTAFYNLRSYGLDQVAVRKAIAIAVDYDTIVANAMTNQSATFKQVPRSLMNPTPGEQALYDHDAVKALQWEGNDIEGAKKLLDEAGIVDTDGDGWREYKGKKLQYVATCPNGWSDWQAAIEVVAAAGKKIGIDITTNYPEWSVYQTVVTNWPLPETGYDIFMMWSAGAGPTMPWGRIRNLLSSEFAETTNNWTGNWGGYKNPEVDELIKKIPTMTDQEEIKKAYTRLVEIYLTDVPSFTLMYRPQSFHTVYEGVWTNFPHQGDGTNPPVPPLNLTDGWSIAGLYNLKLVNP; from the coding sequence ATGAAACGTTTGACCTGGTTTTTGTCTGCATTGCTGATGCTCAGCATGCTCCTGGCTTCGTGCGCCCCTGCGGCGACTCCCACCGCGGCACCCCCTGAGCCCACCGCCGCGCCTACCGAGGCTCCGGCCGAGGCGCCCACTGTGGCTCCGACGGAAGAACCCACCAAGGAACTGTCCGCGGCTGAAATCGCCGCCGCCCTCCCCCGCAAGGAGACTCTGTACTTCAACGGTCAGCAGTGGGGTCCGGTGGTGTGCTGGAATCCGTATTCCTCGTCCTGCAATAACGCCATGGCCATTGCTCAGGGTGACAACGCCCGCGTGACCATGTTTGAGACACCGTACCTGTACAACATGCTGGACGGCAAGCAATATCCTCTGCTGGCGGATGGCCCCTGGTCCTGGAACGACACCATGACCGAACTGACCTTCAAGATTAAGCCCGCCGCCCGCTGGAGCGATGGTACACCGGTCACCGCTGAGGACGTGGCTTACACCTGGTACGCCCATGTGAAATACAACACTTCCACTGGCGCTTCCAACAAAGACTACATCGAAACCATCGAAGCCAAAGATCCTCAGACCGTGGTCATCAAAGCCAAACTGGATGAGAACGGCAAAGCCATCAACCCGCTGATCGTTGCGGCGTATGTCAGCAGCAACTACGTCATCCAAAAGGCGTGGACGCAGAAACTGGAAGAGCGCGTTGGCGGCGATGCGGCGAAATTCCTCACCGATCCTGCTGAAGACGTGGTGTACTCCGGTCCGTATCACAAGTTCTACACCGATGAGACCAAGGTTGTCCTGGTGCGCGATGATAATTACTGGGGTCAGGATCCCTCCATGTGGGGCAAACTGCCTGCGCCGAAGTACCTTGCGCACGTGATCTTCAAGGATAATGCCGCCGGTACCACCGCGCTGAAGGCTGGGGAAGTGGATGTCAGCCAGCAGTTCAACTCCAACGTTCAGGACCTGTGGCTGAAGGACGGACTGCCGATCTCCACCTACCTGCCCGAACCGCCGTATAATATCGGCGCCAGCCTGCCCACCGCCTTCTACAACCTGCGCTCTTACGGGCTGGATCAGGTTGCGGTGCGCAAAGCCATCGCCATCGCGGTGGATTATGACACCATTGTGGCGAACGCCATGACCAACCAGTCGGCGACCTTCAAGCAGGTTCCGCGCTCGCTGATGAACCCGACCCCCGGCGAACAGGCCCTGTATGATCACGACGCCGTGAAAGCCCTGCAGTGGGAAGGCAACGACATCGAAGGCGCCAAGAAACTGCTGGACGAGGCTGGCATCGTTGATACTGACGGTGATGGCTGGCGCGAGTACAAGGGCAAGAAACTGCAATACGTGGCAACCTGCCCGAACGGCTGGTCTGACTGGCAAGCCGCCATCGAGGTGGTCGCCGCCGCCGGCAAGAAGATCGGCATTGACATCACCACCAACTATCCTGAATGGTCGGTGTATCAGACCGTGGTCACCAACTGGCCCTTGCCCGAAACCGGCTATGACATCTTCATGATGTGGAGCGCTGGGGCTGGCCCGACCATGCCTTGGGGCCGCATCCGCAACTTGCTGTCCTCCGAATTCGCCGAGACCACCAACAACTGGACCGGCAACTGGGGCGGCTACAAGAACCCCGAGGTGGATGAACTGATCAAGAAGATCCCGACCATGACCGATCAGGAAGAGATCAAGAAAGCCTACACGCGCCTGGTCGAGATTTACCTGACCGATGTGCCTTCGTTCACGCTCATGTATCGCCCACAATCGTTCCACACGGTGTACGAGGGTGTTTGGACCAACTTCCCGCATCAGGGTGATGGCACCAACCCGCCCGTACCGCCGCTGAATCTGACGGATGGCTGGAGCATCGCAGGCCTCTATAACCTCAAACTGGTCAATCCGTAA